A window from Dromaius novaehollandiae isolate bDroNov1 chromosome 1, bDroNov1.hap1, whole genome shotgun sequence encodes these proteins:
- the DIPK2B gene encoding divergent protein kinase domain 2B produces MGRWICCLCSRAADSLMLLLVLAVSCNPSLEATASPSTPHVKPSYSFGRTFLGLDKCNACIGTSICKKFFKEEIRFDNWLSSRLKLPPSYLLSYSGNYTDDAKSWRLVDITRLTTKYQHDQADKRICTALLKTRTCSLERALRRTTRVQKWLRAKRLTPDLVQGLSSPMLRCPSQRLLDRIVRRYAEVPDAGSIYMDHLTDRDKLRLLYTLSVNSHPILLQIFPDVEGWPFPRYLGACGRLVVSASTRPLRDFFDAAPEVAADLALQLLAVLRSMGTNDLNYFFYFTHVDAGTFGVFSNGHLFIRDASTLGIIDKEEGSQLTDDQQEYKDIFSCLTVDCPSAVVSCDSIREKQSLVMVCQELLPKLLKGKFLQPIQEKIDGFLQHCADGFTDDQGIDDAVAKLAELLKPLRSCDSRFAYRYPDCKYSDRY; encoded by the exons ATGGGGCGCTGGATATGTTGCCTTTGCTCCAGAGCTGCAGATTCGTTGATGCTGCTACTGGTTTTGGCTGTGAGCTGTAATCCTTCCTTAGAAGCAACAGCTTCGCCATCTACGCCCCACGTCAAACCCAGCTACAGTTTTGGCCGGACTTTCCTGGGACTTGATAAATGCAACGCCTGCATTGGGACATCTATTTGCAAGAAgttctttaaagaagaaataag GTTTGACAACTGGCTTTCTTCTCGTTTAAAGCTGCCCCCCAGCTACCTCCTCAGCTACTCAGGGAACTACACCGATGATGCCAAGAGCTGGCGGTTGGTGGACATCACCAGGCTGACCACCAAGTACCAGCACGACCAGGCCGACAAGCGCATCTGCACGGCGCTCCTGAAGACGAGGACCTGCAGCCTGGAGCGCGCCCTGCGCCGCACCACCCGGGTCCAGAAGTGGCTGCGGGCCAAGCGGCTCACACCCGACTTGGTGCAG GGTCTCTCCAGCCCAATGCTGCGCTGCCCATCTCAGCGGCTCTTGGACAGGATAGTGCGGCGCTACGCTGAAGTGCCAGATGCCGGTAGCATCTACATGGACCACCTCACCGACCGGGACAAACTGCGCCTCCTGTACACGCTGTCGGTGAATTCGCACCCCATCTTGTTACAG ATCTTCCCTGATGTGGAGGGGTGGCCATTCCCACGGTACCTGGGCGCCTGTGGGCGGCTGGTGGTCAGCGCCAGCACCCGGCCCCTGCGTGACTTCTTTGATGCTGCCCCCGAGGTGGCCGCTGATCTGGCCCTGCAGCTCCTCGCTGTCCTCCGCTCCATGGGCACCAACGACCTCAACTACTTCTTCTACTTCACCCACGTGGACGCTGGCACCTTCGGCGTTTTCAGCAATGGGCATCTGTTCATCCGGGATGCCAGCACACTGGGCATCATCGACAAGGAGGAAG gGAGCCAGCTGACCGATGACCAACAGGAGTATAAAGATATATTTAGCTGTTTGACTGTGGACTGCCCGTCTGCAGTTGTGTCCTGTGACTCAATCAGAGAGAAGCAGAGTCTCGTCATGGTGTGTCAAGAGCTTTTGCCTAAGCTGCTAAAAGGGAAATTCCTTCAACCCATACAGGAGAAGATAGATGGCTTCCTCCAGCACTGTGCGGATGGCTTCACCGACGACCAGGGTATTGACGACGCGGTTGCGAAGCTGGCAGAGCTCCTGAAACCACTGCGATCTTGCGATTCTCGTTTTGCCTATCGCTACCCTGACTGCAAATACAGTGACAGATACTGA